The following coding sequences are from one Eucalyptus grandis isolate ANBG69807.140 chromosome 11, ASM1654582v1, whole genome shotgun sequence window:
- the LOC120289846 gene encoding ubiquitin carboxyl-terminal hydrolase 12-like — translation MQGLKNLKVAFHHASKDEVVIYHVRLPEQSTVGDVINELKTKVDLSRPDAELRLLEIFYHKIYKIFPSSEKIKNINDQYWTLRAEEAMEEQSFHLWKYTWKISNFTNLTQKKYSSEVFTLSDNAWQIRIFPRGNNAEHLSIYLDVADSERLPSRWSRNTNFKLILVDQNNYGNSRIKGTEHNFTARESVCGFASFIPLSKVRDSHNGYLVNKALMVVAEILAPQMQLKILGWLNLWQIFLGRH, via the exons ATGCAAGGTCTGAAGAACCTGAAAGTTGCGTTTCATCATGCCTCAAAGGATGAA GTTGTAATCTATCATGTTAGACTGCCAGAGCAGAGTACAGTTGGCGATGTCATTAATGAACTTAAGACAAAG GTAGATTTGTCTCGTCCAGATGCAGAACTTAGACTTCTTGAAATCTTCTATCATAAGATCTATAAG ATCTTTCCTTCCAGTGAGAAAATTAAGAATATAAATGACCAGTACTGGACATTGCGCGCTGAGGAG GCGATGGAAGAGCAAAGTTTCCATTTGTGGAAATACACATGGAAGATTTCCAACTTCACTAACTTGACTCAAAAGAAGTACTCTTCCGAAGTGTTCACGCTCAGTGACAATGCCTG GCAAATACGCATCTTCCCCAGGGGGAACAATGCAGAGCATTTGTCAATATACTTGGACGTCGCTGATTCCGAGAGGCTACCATCCAGGTGGAGCAGAAACACCAATTTCAAGTTGATTCTGGTCGATCAGAACAATTATGGCAATTCTAGGATTAAGG GGACAGAACATAATTTCACTGCAAGAGAGAGTGTCTGTGGCTTCGCATCCTTCATTCCATTGAGCAAAGTCCGTGACAGCCATAATGGGTATTTAGTGAACAAAGCTTTGATGGTTGTAGCTGAGATTTTGGCCCCCCAAATGCAGCTGAAAATACTCGGTTGGCTGAACCTCTGGCAAATATTCCTCGGCCGACACTAA
- the LOC104425548 gene encoding ubiquitin carboxyl-terminal hydrolase 12, whose amino-acid sequence MSLMKILEEVEEQRKYKAQAHLHTIIKVAREEDLVDQIGKDIYFDLVDHDKVRSFRIQKQMPFSLFKEEVAREFGVPVQCQRFWFWAKRQNCTYRPYRPLTPQEEAQSVGQLREMPNKASNAKLKLFLEVELGLVQVPVSPHKKSEEDILIFFKLYNPEKGELRYVGRLFVKTYGRPIEILPRLNEMAGFNQDEELVLFEEIKFEPCLMCEHLDKETSFRASQIEDGDIICFQKAQIGNEVEFRYPDVPSFLEYMRNRQHVMEEQSFTLWKYTWKITNFTGLTQKKYYSEVFTLSNNAWRILIFPKGSNTDHLSIYLDVADSERLPSRWSRNAHFKLILIDQNNYGNSRIREMEHNFTARESLSGFTSFILLSEVHDSRNGYLVNNTLMVVAEILGPQLPAENIRLSEPPANIPHATPTDTFNTYFSNLDEFINVAESSLARGGSYPSNQTGALSTSEAPTLEEVKKARLSLKECLSDVFKLNIKDRLAEAVSTLSIAKSGLSWDQQKSVKAFWANFDEFTSDFLTFERDNFEFEMQKLLKDQKFATMKKIQETHGLYKQLLGDLTEEEEELNKKLEEVSSRREKLISDWENLMVESEKAKSGYRDQEKKAAEAEETKRIAEERMSRSTTAWSNLKMHFG is encoded by the exons ATGAGTTTGATGAAGATACTAGAAGAGGTGGAGGAACAGAGAAAGTACAAAGCACAAGCCCATCTTCATACTATAATAAAG GTTGCACGAGAAGAGGATCTTGTTGACCAGATTGGCAAAGATATATACTTTGATCTTGTGGACCATGACAAAGTCCGAAGTTTTCGCATTCAGAAGCAAATGCCGTTTAGTCTTTTCAAG GAGGAAGTTGCCAGAGAGTTTGGTGTACCTGTGCAATGTCAGCGTTTCTGGTTTTGGGCAAAGAGGCAAAACTGTACTTACCGTCCATATCGACCTCTGACACCCCAAGAGGAAGCACAATCA GTTGGACAGTTAAGGGAGATGCCGAACAAGGCTTCCAATGCGAAATTAAAGCTGTTCTTGGAAGTTGAGCTTGGGCTG GTTCAGGTTCCTGTTTCACCACACAAAAAATCTGAAGAAGATATCTTGATATTCTTCAAACTTTACAACCCTGAGAAAGGAGAACTGCG ATATGTAGGTAGGCTTTTTGTGAAGACTTATGGTAGACCAATTGAAATTTTGCCAAGATTAAACGAGATGGCAGGCTTTAATCAAGATGAAGAATTAGTACTATTTGAG GAGATAAAGTTTGAGCCTTGTCTCATGTGTGAGCATCTTGACAAGGAGACATCATTTCGAGCGAGTCAG ATTGAAGATGGGGACATCATTTGCTTTCAAAAAGCTCAAATAGGCAATGAAGTTGAATTTCGTTATCCTGAtgttccttctttcttggagtACATGCGTAATCGCCAG CACGTGATGGAAGAGCAAAGTTTCACTTTATGGAAATACACATGGAAGATTACCAACTTCACTGGCTTGACTCAAAAGAAGTACTACTCCGAAGTGTTCACGCTCAGCAACAATGCCTG GCGAATACTTATCTTCCCCAAGGGGAGTAATACAGACCATTTGTCGATATACTTGGATGTCGCTGATTCTGAGAGGCTACCGTCCAGGTGGAGCAGAAACGCCCATTTCAAATTGATTCTGATTGATCAGAACAATTATGGCAACTCTAGGATTAGGG AGATGGAACACAATTTCACTGCAAGAGAGAGTCTCTCGGGCTTCACATCCTTCATTCTATTGAGCGAAGTCCATGACAGCCGTAATGGGTATTTAGTGAACAACACTTTGATGGTTGTAGCTGAGATTTTGGGTCCCCAGCTCCCAGCTGAAAATATTCGGTTGTCTGAACCTCCTGCAAATATTCCTCATGCAACACCAACAGATACATTCAACACATATTTCTCAAATCTTGACGAATTTATTAACGTTGCTGAGAGTTCTCTGGCCAGAGGAGGGTCGTACCCGAGCAATCAAACAGGTGCTCTTTCAACTTCTGAGGCTCCCACCTTGGAAGAAGTAAAGAAGGCTAGGCTGTCTCTGAAGGAGTGCCTTTCCGATGTCTTCAAGCTCAATATAAAAGACAGATTGGCTGAGGCAGTGTCAACGCTAAGCATAGCCAAAAGCGGGTTATCATGGGACCAGCAAAAGTCAGTCAAAGCCTTTTGGGCCAACTTTGACGAGTTCACATCCGACTTTTTGACCTTTGAGCGGGACaattttgaatttgagatgCAGAAGTTGCTGAAGGATCAAAAGTTTGCAACAATGAAGAAGATTCAAGAGACTCACGGCTTGTATAAGCAGCTGTTGGGTGACCTGACCGAAGAGGAGGAAGAGCTCAACAAAAAACTAGAGGAAGTGAGTTCCAGAAGAGAGAAGCTCATTTCGGACTGGGAGAATTTGATGGTCGAGTCGGAAAAAGCGAAGTCTGGGTACAGGGATCAAGAGAAAAAAGCAGCGGAGGCCGAGGAGACGAAGAGAATAGCTGAAGAAAGAATGTCTAGATCGACCACTGCTTGGTCAAATCTGAAGATGCATTTTGGTTGA